gcaggatgcagccgtcgattaaccgcctgatcaagtccctgtcattgaagagattctccggctcctcttcagaaccgagggactcgtcagcggcggctcggcggctactcaccctgtgggccaccgacttccttctcttccccctctcgactacgggcgcctccatggagcggacccccgaaacgggagccccagtcggcggactcctcgaagaagcccgaggggccgtaggttcggcgtccgagggaacgtcgatcgctggagctgcctggacgggtgcggccaagctcgactcctccgccctggccctctttgccgatccggaggccgcggcaccctttcttttgtgggccctgaggcccctggcaagcatccgcgctgcttcgacgtctatttcttaaaaaaaaaaaatcaatcaaaaatcagaaatcaataatggggtgaaaaaagaaggagtggcacaaaaaaaaaaaaaagagaaggaagaagagagaagaaaaagaaagaaaaagaagaaggacagaagaaaagaagagaaagaaaaagatgaagtactcgcaaaatcctgggggctcagaccgatgttgaacaaaaattgctccctcagaaggttgggaagggaaggagtggaataggcgagaagcttccgggcagcctggaggtcgtcctcccccaggctggggttccggcggacagaatccctcagagagccctaaaggggcaggcccagcctcagggtcgggcagtggacgaagagatatttctccttccagttgtggatcgaagagggggcacctttcagcaaccccttcttgccgaactaaggggagaaataccaccagtccttcgccgaaggatgacgcttgaaggtatagaaatgtctaaacagagagagggacagttggacctcgactacgtggcaaagggagagaaaccctatcaaaaacctaaaagaattcggagcaactgaagccaaagagatatctaagaaacggaagagggcaacaacaaaggacggaagcagaagccggagcccggagcggaacgcctcctgatacaggcaaaagcgaCCGGATGGggaagtgctagcccggtcggaggggctagGAAGCTCTaagtcatactccggaggaactccgtactgaacccttatcagcaggagttcatccggagtcaaggagcagggaatggcatccGACGCAAAAATCAGGCGAGGCCCCGCCCCAggtacgggttcatctacagaacgggggACTTGGGGGgttgaggcagaagaactcccggaaccatcGGAAGCGGAGgtaccggaagacatttcgaataccttcaaatgaagaccctgATGATCCCGAAGAAAACGGACAGGACAAAGGGCAAGAGATCACAGGAGACTGActcagaggaatacaaaaaaaaaatagcaaagaaAGGGCCCCTAAGTGGCGAGAAGAAagacgaaggttctgggactaacctagatcgctttgagggatgcagaggggcgaggacagggatgactcgaaggacgcctatggcCAGAGAAGACGTCaagagaaacagggctctcgaagaaagggcAGGTACCGATAGAATTCTgaagcggaatagggcccctaaagatggaaggacgggtttaaatagaccctgggatccggcgccataatgatcgcgaatcgtCCCAGGCCGATCCGCCCTCGACACGTGTCCTactcgccacggcaggcggctaaaagcggctgacggttggcagggccattattgcactgtacctgggccagtgtaccagcggaaatttcgaagggtccttTCGTATCgctccgattcgaaaagactccagcatgcgcacatttaatgcccaaaatatctggaggcggtcgtacacaggattcaaggggacaacttcggctgtgcaaatctctctgtacttccttcattcgaaattcaaactcggaagtagggagactggtgttgggtataaaataccctcagccgaagctCTCAACGGAATTAACCCTCACGAgtcgtcctcgactccggctgcagacagatctcgtccggactcctacggaagccggactccgcccacaacttcaactgcaaggaagactccgcccggactcctacgggagccgggccccgtcgccagcttcaattgcaagcagacttcgcccggactcctacgggagccaggctccgtcgccaacttcaaccgctggtaagcttcatccggacttcgcccctgactttaattgcaggaagactccgtccggacccctacgggagacggacctcgtccccgacttcggctgcagacagacctcgtccggactcctacgggagtcggactccgcccacaactccgaccgcaagcagactccttaggggccgggctccgtcgccaacttcaaccgctggtaagcttcgtccggacttcacccctgactttaattgcaggaagactccgcccgaacccctacgggagccgggcctcatccccgactccggctgcagacagacctcgtccggattcctacgggagccggactccgcccataattccgaccgcaagcagactccgcccggactcttacgggagccgggctccgtcgccaacttcaaccgctggtaagcttcgtccggacttcgcccctgactttaattgcaggaagactccgtccggacccctacgggagccgggcctcgtccccgactctggctgcagacagacctcgtccggactcctacgggagccgaactccgcccacaactccgaccgcaagcagactccgcccggactcctacgggagccgggctccgtcaccaacttcaattgcaagcagactccgcccggactcctacgggagccgggctccgtcaccaacttcaactgcaagcagactccgcctggactcctacgggagccaggctccgtcaccaacttcaactgcaaggaagactccgcccggactcctacgggagccgggctccgtcaccagcttcaattgcaagcagactccgaccagactcctacgggagccgggctccgtcgccaacttcaaccgttggtaagcttcgtccggacttcgcccctgactttaattgcaggaagactccgtccggacccctacgagagccgggcctcatccccgactccggctgcagacagacctcgtccggactcctgcgggagccgggctccgtcaccaacttcaaccgctggtaagcttcgtccggactcctacgggagccggacttcgcccctgactttaattgcaggaagactccgcccggacccctacgagagccgggcctcgtccccgactccggctaaaggaagacttcgtccggactcttacgggagccagactccgggctcctctcaaatggatagctaaccacccctctccgccagatgctccagccgaacttcagccgacagatctgcactccctagcgtgacgcagcaacggccacgatcctgctccacttcctgcgacggattccgcgcggctccattactccctgacagaccgctatgatgcctacgatcctgctccacttcctgcgacggataccgcacgattcttccatcctctggcaagtcgcgacaacggacgccgctctactccctgcggcagactccacgtggcgcgcttcggtgatagccacgggtctacttcactactcttcgcaacaaactccgcctgatcctgggcagcccacgactagacggttacagacatcgctatcagtctgttgctccctccgcctataaaaggagggaccccagatacgttataggctaagctctcatttttacctagaaactctgctaaaatttccgttcgagcactccattcttgttgaggcagagaactgacttgagcgtcggagggtcttgtcggagcaaccccacatccggtttagacttcttttgcaggtcccgacggcgaccgcgactcccttgactccagcttcttcggcgtaggtggatttttgcaccaaaagATGTTATTTATGATAGTAGAGATACATACGACAGATTCAATATTTATACAACTCCCCGTAGTTGCATTAGTGATGCAAATTGTATTTAAACCTTAATAAATTGTTGCAGTTACTAGTTCTTTTCATTTCACAGAGAATTTATCTAATATATTCGACTTTGATGAGATGTAGTCTTACGACCAACCACCTTTAATACGCACTAATCACACCCCGTGGATCAATGGAAATTGACAAAGTTCAGAAGCAGATGATAGCGACAGGAGACCATCCTAGCTTAAAATGAAAGGTTCCCTGTTTCCTGACCCAATAGAAGACTCCTCTAATGGTTCTATGATAGAGACAGAGTATGTCCCTTCTAAGTAATTAAGTATGAGGATACATGACGTTATGATATGGAGGCGTCACTAATATCCAAAGCCAAGAGTTTAAGGTTGGCACCGGACTCGGACAACACATCTGGCCTTTCCCTTTCTGCAAGCCGCGCAAAGGTAGTGGACTGTGTGAAGTAATGTTGTGGCGAAGCAGATTAATTATCCGATGAGGAATACTCCTTATCAACATCATGTTTTTTGGTGATATATACATAAGTATTAATAAATCTATTGGGAAAAAGATAAGGTAAATGAGCCCAAGTGTATCGGCATCATCCCACAAACGTAACTGAGCTTTGATCTCATTTGCTTATTTTGGGTTGATAATTTAGAaatgtaaatttttttatgtgCACAGCGTTCAGATTTtcctatatattattatttaattatatatgagGATGATCACATCATTTTGATGTGAGGGCAGTCTAAAAAATTAGAgtataaaaaatttcatagaCCGACGTCAGTTTTCACCCGATTGTCAAATTTAATCTTTGAATACGTTACTATATACTATGCAATCTAATCTATCGTACTGTTCATCTTCTGATAAACATACTGCATCATCATTGCAGCAGAGAGGTAAAGTACAATTCAAATATTAAAAAGAAGTGGATAAATTTCTAACTATTTTGTACCATCACAAATCTTTCTAATGATAATAATAGAGTCTTCACAATGAAAATTCGTAATTTTTGCCTGTCAAATTAGAAGGCTATATGAGGCTTGCAATCAGAAGAAATGAGTGAGGGGTAAATCACAAAGTATATGGGAACCATCATAACTCTACCATCATTTGTCAAAAATTATAACAGCCTTTGGATGAAGTTAACCAATTGTCCACCTACGCATCATGAGAGCCTTTAGTTTGTCATTGGTACTTGTAAAGCGCGATCCTGCCCAATAAAGAAGTGCTCTAATGGGGACAGCTGGATGCGTGAGGAATGTGTCAGCTGCCTCGCCTTTTCTTCCTCCACTTAAAAGCAACTGTGTGAAGTTCACCCCTTCTGCTGCTCTCTTTTCAGCTTTACCGCCCACTTTGTGCCTGCTCCTGAATGGAAGTAACCGCATCCTTTGACACTCTTCCTTGCTCGCCTTGGAGTGTGAGAAGACTTTTGCATTCCCTCCACAGCAGGGCAGAGAGAAAAAGAAGCGCGGATCGAGGAGAAAAAAATGAGAGGTGTTTGAGGGGGTCCCCTTTCTCtggagtttttattttttgaggaaCTTTCTCTCGAGTTCTCGAATCGTCGCTTTATACCCTTCAATTTTTTTGTTTGACCCTTTTATCAGCAATGGTATGGTGGGGGGCTGATGGTGGCTTTTTTCTCTCTGGAATCTAAAGCCACCTTTGAGaaatagcaaagaaaagaaagGGTGGGGAGGTTCGGTAGGCTGCTttgcttctctctcttctttcatcttTTTATCCTGCATTCTGGTCTCCTTCTCTTTTGGTCGGCGAGGGTTTCGAGTCTGCTtggtgagttttttttttcttttattttcttttggtgCTCTGGTTTTCTGATTGTAGCTTGTTTGAGGGTTGAGGAGTGGAAATTCAGGGGAAGTTTGGAGGATTTTGTAGGAGGTTTTTGATtgaagggaggaagaagatggcCGGAGCGGCGCCGCCGCCGAAGCAGGAGGAGTTGGTGCCCCACCCAGTGAAGGATCAGCTTCCCAATGTTTCCTACTGCATCACCAGTCCTCCTCCATGGCGTGAGCCCAAAAtcaccattcttttttttttttttccttcgcatttttgctattttattttttgttggaTGTACGAGAACTGATTGTTTCCCTTTCTTTAATATGCTTCTTGattaattatatcaaaataaATGTTCATATAGAAGTGTTATTACTCTCTTATCTGGGTAGGGGCTCCTATTAGATTGGGTTTTTTTGCTGCTACTTCAGTAAGATTTATTTAATTTTCTTCCTTTATTTGCTTTTGAAGGTTTCAttgtttttgttttccacctgatATGGGTTTTTGGCTTTTAACGTCACCTGTTTGGTTTAATGGCAAAATTTCGATGCCACATCAATGATTTTGTGGGTCTTCTAATGCAGCGGAGGCTATCCTTCTAGGTTTCCAGCACTACCTAGTTATGCTTGGCACCACTGTTATCATTCCTACTGCTCTTGTTCCTCAGATGGGTGGAGGAAATGTAAGACTTAATTACCCATTTATGCGTGATCCATGAGGTTGTTGGTTGGTCGAGCTTTttgttttcaaaaaattttgtatgTGAAACCACTTTTATTGCTTTAGGATGAGAAGGCTCGGGTGATCCAGACGTTACTGTTTGTGGCCGGCTTGAACACTCTGTTACAGACCTTCTTTGGAACTCGTTTACCTGCTGTGATTGGAGGCTCGTATAGCTTTGTTCCCCCTACCATCTCTATCATCCTGGCTGGCCGTTATAGTAACATCGCAGATCCTCATGAGGTTTCTGCCACACTCTACATTTGCCTTTATGACATTTTAATTCTTTTAGTTTGAAGTGTTTAATGCAGCATGGTTGCCCTGCAGAAATTTCTGCACATCATGCGGGGAACCCAAGGTGCCCTTATTGTTGCTTCAACTCTTCAGATTATATTGGGTTTCAGTGGGCTATGGCGTAATGTTGCAAGGTTGGTAAAAGGTCTATGCTTCTAAGTGCAACATATGTGCTTAATTTTGTGCTTATCTATTGTCTTTGAATATCCATATAACAACAGATTTCTAAGTCCACTCTCAGCTGTACCTCTTGTTGCTCTGGCCGGATTTGGGCTCTATGAGCTTGGTTTCCCTGGAGTAAGTGCCCTTTATTTTGTCTCTTTGGGTAGAGTTAGCTTATGTAGATGCTACTAGAGGGCTGTGATTTTTCTGCTGATAGTCGTGATTGTTATAATGACCAGTAAAGGAATGAAACTTTGTGTGGTCTTTGTTTTTTTTTCACCTGCTCTATCTTTGTTTTCTAATAGCTTGTGAATTCTGTGATGGACACTCAGGTTGCAAAATGCATTGAAATTGGACTTCCACAGTTAATAATGCTGATAATATTTTCTCAGGTATTATACTGTGATAAATACCCCATCCCCTTACCATCACCAAAAGCCACTCAAACAATCAGCCATCGGCACCACACCCATGCACCCGCATGCATGTTTAGTGAAGTTTTGATTTAGCTAATCCTGATTTCATGAATGTTTTTGGAAATCATTTTATGCAGTACATACCCTATGCTGTACATTCACCAAGACCTGTCTTTGACCGGTTTGCCGTCATATTCTCTGTTGCAATTGTTTGGCTATATGCTGTCATACTCACTGTGGGCGGGGCATATAGGAATGCAGCACCGAAAACTCAACAGCATTGTCGCACTGATCGTTCTGGACTTGTTGGTGCCGCTCCTTGGTAaagctctttatatatatatatatatatatatatatatatatatatatatatatatatatatatatatatgttttaatttgTTATTCTGTCTCCTGCACAAATCTGTGCTCTGGAGTGTTTAAGCCCACTAATTCACCTTGAAGGGGTGGGTGTCAATGTATCAATTAACTAGTCACTTTTTGTGGTATTGGATATGGGGAGATAAAGGCCTCAAGTTGCATCTCCTTGACAACTAATTcaattctgtaattttttttattgttgaaATACCATATGTGCAGGATCAGAGTTCCATATCCTTTTCAATGGGGAGCACCAACATTTGATGCAGGTGAAGCTTTTGCAATGATGGCTGCTTCATTTGTCGCTCTTGTAGAGGTCCGCCTATGTTTATGTTATTATATTCTTAAGGACCAGCATTCAGGTGCCTTTTTAGGCTGTTACTGCTGTCATTGCTAATTTAGCTAGTTTTTCATCAGCACCACATGGTTTAGTGACAGTAAAATTTAGCCGACTGGAAGTTTTACCTGTACATCTTATGTCACATTGTAGTCAACCGGTACTTTTATTGCGGTTGCAAGGTATGCAAGTGCTACACCAATGCCCCCTTCCATTCTCAGTCGTGGTGTTGGTTGGCAGGTAATGGAATTTGATAGCTTATTCATGATTACATGGTCTGACCCAGGTGATTGTTGAATGATTGATCATAACTGTTATTTCCATTGCAGGGGATTGGTATCTTGTTGGATGGGCTATTTGGAACAGCTAATGGCTCCACAGTATCTGTGTAAGGCTGATGAGAAACATGCATTTTATCTGGACATGATTTGGTTAGTGCTTGAAAATATTAATTGCCTGTTCTGAAGATCTGATCATGTTTTCCTGGTTTAGAGAAAATGCTGGTTTGCTAGCCTTGACACGTGTTGGCAGCAGAAGGGTTGTGCAAATTTCTGCAGGCTTCATGATATTCTTTTCCATTCTTGGTAGGTTGTTTGTTTCTGTTGACTTTATTATCTGGAATACACATGAATGCTTGAATCGGTTGGACCAGGATGTGAACTAACAGTGGAG
The DNA window shown above is from Elaeis guineensis isolate ETL-2024a chromosome 8, EG11, whole genome shotgun sequence and carries:
- the LOC105050684 gene encoding nucleobase-ascorbate transporter 6; protein product: MAGAAPPPKQEELVPHPVKDQLPNVSYCITSPPPWPEAILLGFQHYLVMLGTTVIIPTALVPQMGGGNDEKARVIQTLLFVAGLNTLLQTFFGTRLPAVIGGSYSFVPPTISIILAGRYSNIADPHEKFLHIMRGTQGALIVASTLQIILGFSGLWRNVARFLSPLSAVPLVALAGFGLYELGFPGVAKCIEIGLPQLIMLIIFSQYIPYAVHSPRPVFDRFAVIFSVAIVWLYAVILTVGGAYRNAAPKTQQHCRTDRSGLVGAAPWIRVPYPFQWGAPTFDAGEAFAMMAASFVALVESTGTFIAVARYASATPMPPSILSRGVGWQGIGILLDGLFGTANGSTVSVENAGLLALTRVGSRRVVQISAGFMIFFSILGKFGAVFASIPGPIIAALYCIFFAYVGAAGLSFLQFCNLNSFRTKFILGFSVFMGLSVPQYFNEYTAVAGYGPVHTGARWFNDIVNVIFSSEALVAGLVAYFLDNTLHRHDSAIRKDRGRHFWDRFRSFNADSRSEEFYSLPFNLHKFFPSV